The DNA window ACGTCCCTTTATTCTACTAACACAACTCTGTCTAGCATTTTCATCAATAAACCTAAATGAATACATCTCTTCAAATTTACGAACTGCATTTGTAATATGGCTCGTAAAcaatatatcataaaaaatattccatttATGTTTACTAATACGCAATAAGTAATATAGCACATCAGTAGATGCATGAAACTCTACATCTAGCCATTTCTTAATTTCTTCTCGGACGGGACCATTCTTATAATGCTCATAATTGTATTCATAATTAACTTCTTCGGAACCTAAACTGCTTCTGATAGACTCACCTAAATATATACTTCCTGAAGCGCACTTAATAAGTACGCATATGACGAAAATTTGAATTtgtaaaaagatatatatattcatcgTGAATAATAAATTCCTGGAGGGAACGAGTATACGGAATTAacagtatataaaaataattttttataatattttaaaagtaagCAAAAATGCAGTAAAATAATTCACTCTtctatatgtaatatatcttatttataaaatttttacacgaatacatacaaataatatatccaATATATACAGCCACAAAactaatataataacatatatcttttttgttacaaggaataaaatattttttaatttgcataaaacataaattcttttataattataactcTTCATTCACAGatattatactattatatacGTCAATAGGGATAAGtcgttttttaatttctatcTTTAGTTTTAATTGTATTTGAGTGcttgaaatttaaaaaaaaaataaaattatgttatgcatttttttaattttaaaagttaaATTCCTAATTATTATGAGTGCTATTGTTAAACTATATAGATTCCctgtgtatatattattcccGTTTTCCGTAGAAAAATATGCTCAAAAATAGAAGCGAGAAATATATagcatttttcttttaaaaaaatatttttctagctagataaattataactataatttttctgcatagtataataaaattcagCATTGGATATACCCCCCTTCAACTATTACTaggtaataatatatatagtttataaataattaaaaaacgaaaaaattcctttataaatacaaaaaactGCAATTTGTTTGcttcatttttgtatattattgtaGTATATATAGCTAGGTTTATAAATAAGATATTATTGAACatttatctctttttttttttttttttttttttttattaaataactaCAGTTTACTTCAacttatattaaaaactcttaaatacgtaaaatatacaattaaaaatactcaaaattaaatgaaataaattactatgagcttaaaaaatgtatagaaaaaaaaCGTTCAGTTATATAAACtacaatttataaatatgatttcAATGTATGagtacacataaatatatatatatatatatagtcaacaaaaataattcatacGTTCTGTGCACTTCCACATTTTATAGGAATATTTCATAAAGACTTAATACtacaaaatatgtataataagaAGGGAAAAACCTTAAACACTCAcaattacttaaatatttttaaatgtgttagaaaaaactataaatttatttatagaaaaatgCTGGTGTCCCCATTATGCTCAGGTGACAAAAAAAGGTGTATAATCTGTTCATCTTCTATTAAAACTAGGGCATCCGTGTCCACGATCAAAATCTATATTAAAATCTGGTATTTCTGGGGACGTATCATCATCTGGTTTCATTGGTAAGTCCTTAGAAGGTACAATAGTTTGTGCTTTTAGGAAATCTAAAAGGACAGCCCTAGCTATACATACGGTATGAAGTATCATATCCTCTGTTAAATGCACATTTCTATCCTTTtcataagtacatataagTCTTTTCATTTCTTCGGAATTACGacacacattttttttatctttgaATGTTTTTGCCTCATCCATCTTAACTGACATTTCCTCTTCTAATCTTTCTTCTATCCAAAAATATTTCTGTACTTTTTTACAGTATTCTTCTGTTACATATTCCAAACctagaaaataaagaagacgTCCTTTTATTCTTCTAACACATCCTTCTCTAGCACTTTCATCAATAAAtctaaatgaatatttatctTCAAATTCACGAACAGTATTTAAAACAATGTCagtattctttattttatcaaaaatatcTACTTTCTGTTTAATGAGAGGCAATAAGTGGTATAACACATCAGCAGACGCATGAAACTCTACATCTAGCCATTTCTTAACGTCTTCTCTAGGGGGGCCATTCATATAATGTTCATATTCATATTCATACTTCTTATCTTCTGCAGTATCTGTTTTGCGAACCTCTACCTTAGATTCATCTTCCCTCATACATCCAGCATCGCACTTAATCAGTGCGCTTAAGACGAAAATTTGCATTAGCAAAagggtatatatattcatgtcgaacaataaatttattgaaaCAAAATTAGAGAAtaggtatataaatatatttattatatgctAAATTTACGGAAatcctttaaaaaaatacattcatatattatatatatttattaaaattctaCAGAGaagaataacaaaatatatttaatacaaagcaatgaaattaatataataaaataaaactttatGGTTAAAAgcgataaaaaaaagttctactttccttaaaatatatattattatatgcttTAAAAGAGTAttcattcatatattatgtactaCTACATATGTCATAAAGATTTGTTTTTCAGTTTTTCCTTAtctttgttttgttttaaatgtgtaaaaatagttgaaaaattatgaaaaaaaaaaaaaagaaaaattatttgtgtatttaaATTCGGTTtgtttaaaagaagaaaaaaaaatgtgtgttataaattttgtttattcattaaaaaaaaaaaaaaaaaaaaaaaaaatttattttgtttgttttaaattttgtttatttaaataaaaaaaatatatttacatcattaatttttttttcttttttctttttaaatttaattttaaatttaaattaataactaATTTGAGTCCTCTTGTTACCTTATATAGATgctgtttatatatattatttccgTCTTccgaaaaaaatatgctcaaaaataatagcaaaatacattacatttttctattaaaaagTTACTTCTAGTTAGAAAAACTATTCCTATATTTTTCCTGCatagtataattaaattaagtattaattatttatcacCCCCTTACCTTATATAGATgctgtttatatatattatttccgTCTTccgaaaaaaatatgctcaaaaataatagcaaaacacattacatttttctattaaaaagTTACTTCTAGTTAGAAAAACttcctatattttttcttcatagtataattaaattaagtattaattatttatcatccccctttatatattactaggtactatatatagtttataaaaaatgaaaaaattcttttataaatacaaaaattccTATTTTGTCGCTTCTTTTCTGCTTAATATCGCAGTGCATAactatgtttaaaaaaaaaaaataacggAACGTACGTctccttcctttttttattttattttatttttttattaaataactaCAAATTTACGTCAAGttaaaaattcttaaaaacgaaaaattcAAAGATTAAAGactaaaaaagaaatacaataaattaatatggGGTTAAATGTAACAAGAAAAAATGctcaaattataaaaactaCAATGTATAGATTTGTATTCAATTAAAaagtacacacatatatatatatatatatatggacaACCAACGTAATTCAAACGTCCAATGAACCTCCTTAATGTCTGTgcatcatttttaataaggctttaaatacacaaaatatgtataaaaaaaaaaaaaaaaaaaaaaaagtgaaaaatttttaactcacaattatttatatattttaaaatgtggtagaaaaaactatatatattattagtagAAAAATGGCCATGTTCTAATTATGCTCAGGTAGGTGGAAAAACAAAGTGtaaaattcatttatgttttatcAAAATCCAGTGAATCTGAATTTACCATCAAAATCAGAATCTGGTATTTGGATAGTCGTACCATCATAACGTTGTATtggtaaaaatttaaaacataaaattgcttatacttttattaaatctAAAAGCACGCCCCTAGCTTTACATACTGTATGAAGGATCATATCTTCTGTTAACTGTACACTTCTatctttttcataaatacTTACAAGAGCTTTCATTTCTTCAATATTACGAcacatcttttttttctcttgcATTGTTTGTTCCTTATCTACCTTAACTGACATTTCTTCTTCTAATCTTTCTTCTATCCAGAAATATTTCTGTACTTGTTTACAATATTCTTctgttatttcttttaaacgtacaaaaaatagaagaCGTCCTTTTATTCTTACATTACAATGCTGTCTAGTATTTTCATCAATAAATCTGAATGAATacttattttcaaaattacgAAGAGTTTTTAAAACAAGGTcactattatttattatatcaataATATCATGTCCCTCCTCACTTAAAGGCAACAATGCGTATAACACATCAATAGACGTATGAAACTCTAGATCTAACCATTTCTTAACTTCTTCTCTAACGGGACCACCCTTATAATGATCATATTTGTATTCATACTTCTTATGACCTGGAGTTAATGTTCTTGAATCCTTTACTTTATAAGCATCTTCATTTATACTTCCAGCAGCGCACTTAATAAGTGCGTATAAGACGAAAATTTGGATTTGTAAAActgtaaatatattcatatcgAACAATATAATTGCAGATGAAAATTTTgggcatatgtatatataaaaataaatttattcttttctaaAATTAGGTAAATGCTCCAAAATAAGGCGttcatatatgttatattatttataaatattctacAGTAAcggataaaaaaatatatctaatatacaacgataaaattaaaaggggggaaataaatttttaatttacttgaaatatatatatattcttatttattatatgttttagaaaagcattcatttatatgcatatataattgtattatCACATAAATCTATAAGAGTTATAtcgtttttcattttttctttttcttgtttagttttaatttgtataataatgttaaaaaattttgaaaaaaaaaaaaaaaaaaaattttattactaatttaatttttttctttatataaaaaaaaaaataaaaattatggtattaatttttttctttttgaagTTAAATTCTTCATT is part of the Plasmodium malariae genome assembly, chromosome: 14 genome and encodes:
- the PmUG01_14018200 gene encoding gamete antigen 27/25, putative, which encodes MQIFVLSALIKCDAGCMREDESKVEVRKTDTAEDKKYEYEYEHYMNGPPREDVKKWLDVEFHASADVLYHLLPLIKQKVDIFDKIKNTDIVLNTVREFEDKYSFRFIDESAREGCVRRIKGRLLYFLGLEYVTEEYCKKVQKYFWIEERLEEEMSVKMDEAKTFKDKKNVCRNSEEMKRLICTYEKDRNVHLTEDMILHTVCIARAVLLDFLKAQTIVPSKDLPMKPDDDTSPEIPDFNIDFDRGHGCPSFNRR
- the PmUG01_14018300 gene encoding gamete antigen 27/25, putative, giving the protein MNIFTVLQIQIFVLYALIKCAAGSINEDAYKVKDSRTLTPGHKKYEYKYDHYKGGPVREEVKKWLDLEFHTSIDVLYALLPLSEEGHDIIDIINNSDLVLKTLRNFENKYSFRFIDENTRQHCNVRIKGRLLFFVRLKEITEEYCKQVQKYFWIEERLEEEMSVKVDKEQTMQEKKKMCRNIEEMKALVSIYEKDRSVQLTEDMILHTVCKARGVLLDLIKV